TAACAATCGAGTCTCCACCCTCGCCAAACGCGGCTTCGGCGTTCTGGTCCTGTTGCTGCTCGCCTGCATCGTGGCATTCCCCGTGTATTACTCGTTCATGGGTTCGGTGATGAAGAACACGGATATCGTCAGCAGCCCGCCAAGAATCTGGCCGGAACATGGGCTCACATGGTCGAACATCGTGACTGCCGTGCACCTGATCCCGCTTGGCAGACAGTACCTGAACTCCTTCGGATCGACCCTGGTGATAACCGCCTCACAGATTCTCACCTCCCTGCTTGCTGGATATGCGCTCGCAATCATGAAGGTTCGCGGTGCAAAGATCTGGTTTGCGCTGTTCCTCGGCACCATGATGATTCCTGGAGAGGCAATCATCATTCCCAACTATCTGACGATTGCCTCACTCGGTCTACGCAATTCGTTCATAGCGCTGGTCCTGCCATATCTAGCCAGCGGATTCGGGATTTTCATGATGGTTACCTTCCTCAGACAGTTCCCGATGGAGCTTGTCGAGGCCGCTCGGCTGGATGGGTGCTCGCACCTGCGCATTCTGTGGTCAATCGTGCTGCCATTGAGCAGACCGGCCGCTGCTTCGCTTGCAATATATACCTTCCTGACCCACTGGAATGGCTTCCTGTGGCCGTTGCTCGTCGCGGAAACACCGCAGATGCAGACCATACAGATTGGTATCACGCAGTTGCAATCGCCCGACGACTTCAATCCAGGGCTCACCATGGCTGGAGCCGTTATGGCAGTAGTGCCGACGGTTATCATCGTTGCCCTCTGCCAGCGTCAGATTGTGCGCGGACTCACTGCTGGGTCAAGCCGTTAGCACGCTTCATGGCGTGTTTCAGATTTCAGCAGCGGTAGTGATAAAGATTTCCTGCAATAACAAACAAGGAGAAGTAAATGAAAAAGGGATTCAAAGCAGCATTGGCTGTGGTTGCAACCCTCGGAACGCTGATCAGCACAGGATGTGGTTCTGCAAGCGCTGCAGGGACCGCAACCAAGGATGCCGGTCCGCAGACTGTCACGTTCTGGCATTCCATGTCAGGCACGAACGGACAGGTGCTTGACAAGCTCATTGCACAGTTTAACAAGACCAACAAGGACAAAATCACCGTCAAGGCTCTCTACCAGGGCCAATATGATGATGCCATCACAAAATACAAGTCAGCCGTGCAGTCCAAGTCCACGCCGACCTTGATGCAGGTCTACGATGTCGGCTCTCGATTCATGATGGATTCAGGCACCATCACGCCGATGCAGAACTTCATTGATGCAGATAAGTATGATGTGTCTGACCTGCAACCGAACGTAGCAGGATATTACAAGGTTGACGGCAAGCTGTATTCCATGCCATTCAATTCCTCCATGCCTGTGCTCTACTACAACAAGAGCATGTTCAAGGCTGCTGGACTCGATCCAGACAAGGCACCCACGACGCTTGATGAAGTCAAGGCCGATGCCGAGAAGCTTTCGCAGAAGAATGGTGGCCCCGCACAATACGGATTCAACGCAGCCGTGTACGGATGGTTCGTCGAGCAGGAAATAGCTGCCAACGGCCAGCTGTATTGCTCTCCTCAGAACGGAAGAAGCTCGAAGCGTGCGGATAACTTCACCTTCAACAATTCTTCGGCAACGACGTTCCTCACCTGGTGGAAGGGCATGGTCGATTCCGGCATTTCGGGCAATACCGGAACGGATACCGATAATGCAGACAGCGCTTTCGAATCAGGCAAGGTGGGCATCACCCTCGAATCCACGGCAGATCTAAGCGGCATTATGGGAGCTGCAAAGACCAAGGGCTTCGAGGTTGGCGTAGGGAACTATCCAAAGATCAAGAAGAACAATTCCGGCCCAATCATCGGAGGTGCTTCGCTCTGGATCTCCAAGCTTGGTCATTCCTCGGCCCAGCAGGAAGCGGCATGGAAGTTCATCAAGTTCCTCTCCGAGCCGGAGAATCAGGCAGCCTGGCATACTGGCACCGGTTATTTCCCAACTTCCAAGAAGGCGTTGAACACGGAAACCGACAAGGCGTGGAGAAAGCAATATCCACAGTTTGACGTGGCCGTGAAGCAGCTGGAAAGCACCAAGCTGACCGCTGCAACGCAAGGCTGCTCGGCAGGTGTGATGCCACAGGCTCGCAAGGCCGTCGAGGATGGCATCGAGAAGGTCTTCGCTGGCGCAGATGCAAAGTCGGCGCTGACGGCTGAGGTCAAAGGCCTGCAATCCGACATCCAGGATTACAACAGCTCCGTTCAAAACTGAATAATGCGACTGGCCGTCTCACTCCGAACAGGGGAGAGACGGCCAGTCGCATTACTATCTTCGATTCCCGCTGGTGGAATCAGTCGATGACACCGTACAATCTGTCGC
This Bifidobacterium sp. WK041_4_12 DNA region includes the following protein-coding sequences:
- a CDS encoding carbohydrate ABC transporter permease; this translates as MNNNRVSTLAKRGFGVLVLLLLACIVAFPVYYSFMGSVMKNTDIVSSPPRIWPEHGLTWSNIVTAVHLIPLGRQYLNSFGSTLVITASQILTSLLAGYALAIMKVRGAKIWFALFLGTMMIPGEAIIIPNYLTIASLGLRNSFIALVLPYLASGFGIFMMVTFLRQFPMELVEAARLDGCSHLRILWSIVLPLSRPAAASLAIYTFLTHWNGFLWPLLVAETPQMQTIQIGITQLQSPDDFNPGLTMAGAVMAVVPTVIIVALCQRQIVRGLTAGSSR
- a CDS encoding ABC transporter substrate-binding protein, coding for MKKGFKAALAVVATLGTLISTGCGSASAAGTATKDAGPQTVTFWHSMSGTNGQVLDKLIAQFNKTNKDKITVKALYQGQYDDAITKYKSAVQSKSTPTLMQVYDVGSRFMMDSGTITPMQNFIDADKYDVSDLQPNVAGYYKVDGKLYSMPFNSSMPVLYYNKSMFKAAGLDPDKAPTTLDEVKADAEKLSQKNGGPAQYGFNAAVYGWFVEQEIAANGQLYCSPQNGRSSKRADNFTFNNSSATTFLTWWKGMVDSGISGNTGTDTDNADSAFESGKVGITLESTADLSGIMGAAKTKGFEVGVGNYPKIKKNNSGPIIGGASLWISKLGHSSAQQEAAWKFIKFLSEPENQAAWHTGTGYFPTSKKALNTETDKAWRKQYPQFDVAVKQLESTKLTAATQGCSAGVMPQARKAVEDGIEKVFAGADAKSALTAEVKGLQSDIQDYNSSVQN